A window of the Natronomonas salina genome harbors these coding sequences:
- a CDS encoding SOS response-associated peptidase encodes MCGRNSLFAPQADLEERFDATARHPVRPRYNIAPGEDLAVVRNDDPGVIDRLEWGLLPGWADDPADAPRPINARAETVAEKAPFRDAFEERRCLVLSSGFYEWQERTGAAKQPYRICLEDDELFAFAGLWEHWEGDGSSLETVTILTTDASERMAPIHDRMPVMLDPDEEATWLAGDEPRSVLDPYDGDDLRTYPVSQTVNNPENDSPSVIEPVDVGEQTGLDEFAG; translated from the coding sequence ATGTGTGGCCGGAACTCGCTGTTCGCGCCGCAGGCGGACCTGGAGGAGCGCTTCGACGCGACGGCACGGCACCCCGTCCGCCCGCGGTACAACATCGCTCCCGGCGAGGACCTCGCGGTCGTCCGGAACGACGACCCCGGCGTCATCGACCGACTGGAGTGGGGGCTGCTCCCCGGGTGGGCCGACGACCCCGCGGACGCCCCGCGGCCGATCAACGCCCGCGCGGAGACGGTCGCCGAGAAGGCGCCGTTCCGCGACGCCTTCGAGGAGCGCAGATGTCTCGTCCTCTCCAGCGGCTTCTACGAGTGGCAGGAACGGACGGGCGCCGCCAAACAGCCCTACCGCATCTGCCTCGAGGACGACGAACTGTTCGCGTTCGCGGGTCTCTGGGAGCACTGGGAGGGCGACGGTTCGTCCCTGGAGACGGTCACCATCCTGACGACCGACGCCAGCGAGCGGATGGCGCCGATCCACGACCGGATGCCCGTGATGCTGGACCCCGACGAGGAGGCGACGTGGCTCGCGGGCGACGAGCCCAGGTCGGTGCTCGACCCCTACGACGGCGACGACCTGCGGACCTACCCCGTCTCGCAGACCGTCAACAACCCGGAGAACGACTCGCCGTCGGTCATCGAACCCGTCGACGTCGGCGAACAGACGGGCCTCGACGAGTTCGCCGGGTGA
- a CDS encoding CDP-glycerol glycerophosphotransferase family protein: MARNRALAVATTILTRLCTLAAYGASSLAPSRAGRWVYGADGGDRFVGNPKYAFLHAATERDDVRAIWLSTDGDVVETLREAGYEAYDAGSARGLLHTLLAEYVFVSHGPADVTWWATGGADVVQLWHGVPIKTVGDHLDREWSLVGRFFFRLTGSNWAYHVTTGEAVGPVVQEAYRQPEESVLPVGYPRNDVLRGEVEDADLGVDDAVLRRVRDLGRDHPVAFYMPTWREWSDDVDHGGVPLDDAVDFRALDESFAARDAYLIVKLHPRERLAVDLDELEHVVELPADTDPYPLLEHVDALVTDYSSIYVDFLVTDDPVVFYPYDLPSYRDHPGFEFDYGEVTPGPTPTDFAAFQGALLEAIDGTDEYAADRARVRDRFVDHPDGSAAARLARRLLDEPPTSTTENQHRPAT; this comes from the coding sequence ATGGCCCGTAATCGGGCACTCGCGGTCGCGACGACGATCCTCACCCGCCTCTGCACCCTCGCGGCGTACGGCGCCTCGTCGCTCGCCCCCTCCCGAGCGGGACGCTGGGTCTACGGCGCCGACGGCGGGGATCGCTTCGTCGGCAACCCGAAGTACGCGTTCCTCCACGCGGCGACCGAGCGGGACGACGTCCGCGCTATCTGGCTCTCGACGGACGGCGACGTCGTCGAGACGCTGCGCGAGGCCGGCTACGAGGCCTACGACGCCGGAAGTGCCCGCGGCCTCCTGCACACGCTCCTCGCCGAGTACGTCTTCGTGTCCCACGGACCCGCGGACGTGACGTGGTGGGCGACCGGCGGCGCCGACGTCGTCCAGCTCTGGCACGGCGTCCCCATCAAGACGGTCGGCGACCACCTCGACCGCGAGTGGTCCCTCGTCGGGCGGTTCTTCTTCCGGCTCACGGGCTCGAACTGGGCGTACCACGTCACGACGGGGGAGGCGGTGGGCCCCGTCGTCCAGGAGGCGTACAGGCAGCCCGAGGAGTCGGTCCTTCCCGTCGGCTATCCCCGGAACGACGTCCTCCGCGGTGAGGTCGAAGACGCCGACCTCGGGGTCGACGACGCGGTCCTCCGGCGCGTCCGCGACCTCGGCCGCGACCACCCCGTCGCGTTCTACATGCCGACGTGGCGAGAGTGGAGCGACGACGTCGACCACGGCGGCGTCCCGCTCGACGACGCCGTCGACTTCCGGGCCCTCGACGAGTCGTTCGCGGCCCGCGACGCGTACCTCATCGTCAAGCTCCACCCCCGGGAACGGCTCGCCGTCGACCTCGACGAACTCGAGCACGTCGTCGAACTCCCCGCGGACACCGACCCGTACCCGCTCTTGGAGCACGTCGACGCCCTGGTCACCGACTACTCGTCGATCTACGTCGACTTCCTCGTCACCGACGACCCGGTCGTGTTCTACCCCTACGACCTCCCCAGCTACCGGGACCACCCCGGCTTCGAGTTCGACTACGGCGAGGTCACCCCGGGTCCGACCCCCACCGACTTCGCGGCGTTCCAGGGCGCGCTCCTGGAGGCCATCGACGGCACCGACGAGTACGCCGCCGACCGCGCCCGCGTGCGCGACCGCTTCGTCGACCACCCCGACGGATCCGCCGCTGCGCGACTCGCGCGCCGACTCCTGGACGAACCGCCGACGAGCACGACGGAGAACCAGCATCGTCCCGCTACCTGA
- a CDS encoding helix-turn-helix domain-containing protein codes for MATEATFTVPSDQFPLGTIFEQLPGVTVELERIIPARDVVIPYFWVRGTEVDDVEGAFSEHPGVKAIQFVDSVDGEHLLRVEWALDYDDVLTTLTETDVALIEAVGTNRQWTFDIRGENRRNIAAFQQRCRELDIPITLTKLHALTPIESATEAALTDTQQATLQLAYERGYFNTPRDVTMAELGEELGVSQQAVASRLRRGIETIIASTLAESSASR; via the coding sequence ATGGCCACCGAGGCGACCTTCACGGTCCCGTCCGACCAGTTCCCACTGGGGACGATATTCGAACAGCTACCCGGCGTGACCGTCGAGCTCGAGCGGATCATCCCCGCGCGGGACGTGGTGATCCCCTACTTCTGGGTCCGGGGGACGGAGGTCGACGACGTCGAGGGGGCGTTCTCGGAGCACCCGGGCGTGAAGGCCATCCAGTTCGTCGACTCCGTCGACGGCGAGCATCTGCTCCGCGTCGAGTGGGCGCTGGACTACGACGACGTCCTCACGACGCTGACGGAGACGGATGTCGCGCTCATCGAGGCCGTCGGCACGAACCGGCAGTGGACCTTCGACATCCGGGGTGAGAACCGCCGGAACATCGCGGCCTTCCAGCAGCGCTGCCGGGAGCTCGATATCCCGATTACGCTCACCAAACTGCACGCGCTGACGCCCATCGAGTCGGCGACCGAGGCCGCACTCACCGATACCCAGCAGGCGACGCTCCAGCTCGCCTACGAGCGGGGCTACTTCAACACGCCGCGGGACGTGACGATGGCCGAACTGGGCGAGGAACTCGGCGTCTCACAGCAGGCCGTGGCGTCCCGTCTCCGGCGCGGAATCGAGACGATCATCGCCAGCACACTCGCGGAGTCGTCCGCGAGCCGATAA
- a CDS encoding matrixin family metalloprotease — protein sequence MAVRRRELLAGAAVALAGCADAREFVEDNAPLGHPLAGETTVAVVNRSRATHDLAALTDEALAFWNESAPRYAGFEVAFDRVDRDASPDVEIEFLNDRSELDGCQEHSSENVLGCAPLIREHNRIDRPAVAEVVATDRPYGEVLATTQHELGHMLGLGHADEPAYIMSNRIQDRLPEYETRVAVLEAFQAGWDARNEGTRTYNEGIQYWNDGDYEQAVEPFARAADHYRSIHDHVATAEDAATAFEGMDRPETVDRARLADYFETTRTLTDMLVQVAEDMRAAAEARADGNIVRARGKQESANETLEDVQSRDAPTPADVGRALGLVREQPDVTPAEPSGS from the coding sequence ATGGCTGTGAGACGGCGGGAACTGCTGGCCGGCGCGGCGGTCGCGCTGGCGGGCTGTGCGGACGCCCGCGAGTTCGTCGAGGACAACGCGCCGCTCGGCCACCCGCTCGCCGGCGAGACGACGGTCGCGGTGGTGAACCGGAGCCGGGCCACCCACGACCTCGCGGCGCTGACCGACGAGGCGCTGGCCTTCTGGAACGAGAGCGCCCCGCGGTACGCCGGCTTCGAGGTGGCGTTCGACCGGGTCGACCGCGACGCGTCGCCGGACGTCGAGATCGAGTTCCTGAACGACCGCTCGGAGCTGGACGGCTGCCAGGAGCACAGCTCCGAGAACGTCCTCGGCTGCGCGCCGCTCATCCGCGAGCACAACCGCATCGACCGGCCCGCGGTCGCCGAGGTCGTCGCCACCGACCGCCCCTACGGGGAGGTGCTGGCGACGACCCAGCACGAACTCGGCCACATGCTCGGCCTCGGCCACGCCGACGAGCCGGCGTACATCATGTCCAACCGCATCCAGGACCGCCTCCCGGAGTACGAGACCCGGGTCGCGGTGCTGGAGGCCTTCCAGGCCGGCTGGGACGCCCGCAACGAGGGCACCCGGACCTACAACGAGGGCATCCAGTACTGGAACGACGGCGACTACGAGCAGGCCGTCGAGCCGTTCGCCCGCGCCGCGGACCACTACCGCTCGATCCACGACCACGTGGCGACCGCCGAAGACGCGGCCACCGCATTCGAGGGGATGGACCGGCCGGAGACGGTGGACCGCGCGCGCCTCGCCGACTACTTCGAGACGACGCGGACGCTGACCGACATGCTGGTCCAGGTCGCCGAGGACATGCGGGCGGCCGCCGAGGCGCGGGCCGACGGCAACATCGTACGCGCACGCGGGAAACAGGAGTCGGCCAACGAGACCCTCGAGGACGTCCAGTCGCGTGACGCACCCACCCCCGCCGACGTCGGGCGGGCGCTGGGGCTGGTCCGCGAGCAACCCGACGTCACGCCGGCCGAACCCAGCGGGAGCTGA
- a CDS encoding DUF7344 domain-containing protein: MVGTQIDFDTLLALCRDEHRRIVLGTLLDERRALTMRDLSEAIVEYNHHAPLQEVSGETMTRIRIELHHVHVPKLVAAGLVEYDDDRELVEPTADLQSVAPRLTEILRADPEFEAPLNA; the protein is encoded by the coding sequence ATGGTTGGGACCCAGATAGATTTCGACACCCTACTCGCCCTCTGTCGGGACGAACACAGACGGATCGTCCTCGGGACGCTCCTCGACGAACGGCGGGCGCTGACGATGCGGGACCTCTCGGAGGCGATCGTCGAGTACAACCACCACGCGCCGCTCCAGGAGGTCTCCGGCGAGACGATGACGCGAATCCGGATCGAGCTTCACCACGTCCACGTCCCGAAGTTGGTGGCGGCAGGCCTCGTCGAGTACGACGACGACCGGGAGTTGGTGGAGCCGACGGCGGACCTCCAGAGCGTGGCACCCCGCCTGACGGAGATCCTGCGGGCCGACCCCGAGTTCGAGGCACCGCTCAACGCGTAG
- the cca gene encoding CCA tRNA nucleotidyltransferase, translating into MSFESVEKEVRDRVVPDPAEVADLESVVADLTDRAEAAVADLPVNADVLLVGSTARGTWLVGDRDVDLFVRFPTDLAREELERYGLEVGHAVLPEGHEEFAEHPYVKGEYRGFDVDCVPCYAVEDATEIRSAVDRTPFHTDYLEGRIEPLADDVRLAKAFLSGIGAYGSDLRTKGFSGFLTELLVLEYGGFREFVEAVADWQPPVRFDPEDHGQESFSDPLVVIDPTDPERNVAAVCSARNVGRVVHYARELLADPRVELFEPRDPDPMSAEAVREAVAARETTPVAVRFETPDVVEDQLYPQLEKSLAGVEGALERAGFDPLRSAAFADETAVLFVECAVAELPAVERHRGPPVGVREHAEGFFESYADAGDAVGPFVDDEGHYVVERPRDARTPGELVEAKLFDVSLGPHVESALEADREVLVGEAIGKLADEFGSELAAYFDPRP; encoded by the coding sequence ATGTCGTTCGAGTCGGTCGAAAAGGAGGTTCGCGACCGGGTCGTCCCCGACCCCGCGGAGGTCGCCGACTTGGAGTCGGTCGTCGCCGACCTCACCGACCGCGCCGAGGCGGCCGTCGCGGACCTGCCCGTCAACGCCGACGTGCTGCTCGTCGGGTCGACCGCCCGCGGCACCTGGCTCGTGGGCGACCGCGACGTGGACCTCTTCGTCCGGTTCCCGACCGACCTCGCCCGCGAGGAACTGGAGCGCTACGGGCTCGAGGTCGGCCACGCGGTCCTCCCGGAGGGCCACGAGGAGTTCGCCGAACACCCCTATGTGAAGGGGGAGTACCGCGGCTTCGACGTCGACTGCGTCCCCTGCTACGCCGTCGAGGACGCGACGGAGATCCGCTCTGCGGTCGACCGAACGCCGTTCCACACCGACTACCTCGAGGGCCGTATCGAGCCGCTGGCCGACGACGTCCGGCTGGCGAAGGCGTTCCTCTCGGGCATCGGCGCCTACGGCAGCGACCTCCGGACGAAGGGGTTCTCGGGCTTCCTGACCGAACTGCTCGTCCTCGAGTACGGGGGGTTCCGGGAGTTCGTCGAGGCCGTCGCGGACTGGCAGCCGCCCGTGAGGTTCGACCCCGAGGACCACGGTCAGGAGTCCTTCAGCGACCCCCTGGTCGTGATCGACCCGACCGACCCGGAGCGCAACGTCGCGGCAGTCTGCTCGGCCCGCAACGTCGGTCGGGTGGTCCACTACGCCCGCGAACTGCTGGCGGACCCCCGCGTCGAACTCTTCGAGCCGCGCGACCCGGACCCGATGTCCGCCGAGGCGGTCCGGGAGGCGGTCGCGGCCCGCGAAACGACGCCCGTCGCGGTGCGCTTCGAGACGCCCGACGTCGTCGAGGACCAGCTGTACCCCCAGCTCGAGAAGTCGCTGGCGGGCGTCGAGGGCGCGCTCGAGCGCGCCGGGTTCGACCCGCTGCGGAGCGCCGCTTTCGCCGACGAGACGGCCGTGCTGTTCGTCGAGTGCGCCGTCGCCGAACTGCCCGCGGTCGAGCGCCACCGCGGGCCGCCCGTCGGCGTCCGCGAGCACGCAGAGGGGTTCTTCGAGTCCTACGCCGACGCCGGGGACGCCGTCGGACCGTTCGTCGACGACGAGGGGCACTACGTCGTCGAGCGGCCCCGCGACGCCCGGACGCCCGGCGAACTCGTCGAGGCGAAGCTGTTCGACGTCTCGCTCGGCCCGCACGTCGAATCCGCCCTGGAGGCCGACCGCGAGGTCCTGGTCGGCGAGGCGATCGGGAAGCTGGCCGACGAGTTCGGCAGCGAGCTGGCCGCGTACTTCGATCCGCGACCGTGA
- a CDS encoding NTP transferase domain-containing protein, protein MRTVIPAAGRGSRLGPRTANKPKLFLQLNGKTLYEYQRNVIDEYTDDVTVVLGHGFEDANGQIDEAVDLGTDVDSRGLYLENWQDVENAASLERALRAFEAEGCDEHVLVVCGDVLFSADALGKIVQRFRARYRHEGYNAVGCIEGVQDEMTAVRYDDEGVITDYGAIAGHQEVGLFVLHNDNVPVALETLQENPDDWFPIVFTETPSKRVTVPADERHEINTPEHLAEVESGTALQ, encoded by the coding sequence ATGCGTACTGTCATCCCCGCTGCCGGACGAGGAAGCCGCCTCGGTCCCCGCACGGCGAACAAGCCGAAGCTCTTCCTCCAACTCAACGGCAAGACCCTCTACGAGTACCAGCGCAACGTCATCGACGAGTACACTGACGACGTCACGGTCGTCCTCGGGCACGGCTTCGAGGACGCGAACGGCCAGATCGACGAGGCCGTCGACCTCGGGACCGACGTCGACTCCCGGGGGCTCTACCTCGAGAACTGGCAGGACGTCGAGAACGCGGCCTCCCTGGAGCGGGCGCTCCGGGCCTTCGAGGCCGAGGGGTGCGACGAGCACGTCCTCGTGGTCTGCGGGGACGTCCTGTTCTCGGCGGACGCGCTGGGGAAGATCGTCCAGCGCTTCCGGGCCCGGTACCGCCACGAGGGGTACAACGCCGTCGGCTGCATCGAGGGCGTCCAGGACGAGATGACCGCGGTCCGGTACGACGACGAGGGTGTCATCACGGACTACGGGGCGATCGCGGGCCACCAGGAGGTCGGCCTGTTCGTCCTCCACAACGACAACGTCCCCGTGGCCCTCGAGACCCTCCAGGAGAACCCCGACGACTGGTTCCCCATCGTGTTCACCGAGACCCCCTCGAAGCGCGTGACGGTGCCGGCCGACGAACGCCACGAGATCAACACGCCCGAGCACCTCGCCGAGGTCGAATCGGGCACCGCCCTCCAGTAG
- a CDS encoding flavin-containing monooxygenase, which translates to MVTDDDTHAGTGERDAAAVDAVVVGAGFSGLYMLHRLREQGLSVRVYEKADDVGGTWYWNRYPGARCDSESHIYCYSFDDELLESWEWSERYPEQPEILEYLRFAADHLDLRRDIEFETAVTEAAYDDDTATWTIGTDDGERVTSRFFISAVGCLSEPFRPDFDGLERFEGEWYHTARWPHDGVDLDGERVGVVGTGSTGIQLIPEVADRAGHLTVFQRTPNYAVPARNRPLDDEEYAEIRENYDEIWTKARNSRLGMPFDTEENSARTLDDDEIEALLEKRWQQGGFRFLHTFQPGHVLSDADTNETISEFIRSKIRERVDDPETAETLAPTDHPYGSKRPPMDYGGYYETYNRDDVRLVDVDANPITEFTPDGVRTADDHYDLDVFVFATGFDAMTGALLAFDVTGRDGLSLAEKWADGPKTYLGLGVHGFPNMFTITGPQSPSVLTNMPMSIEQHVEWIADCIAYMDERGYRTIEPTEESESQWVSQTNMLADNMLFSEAESWYRGENVPGKPNIFTPFPGGLEMYRDICDRVAEDDYDGFELTGAAETPPAEQ; encoded by the coding sequence ATGGTAACCGATGACGATACCCACGCGGGGACGGGCGAACGCGACGCGGCGGCCGTCGACGCCGTCGTCGTCGGCGCGGGCTTCTCGGGACTCTACATGCTCCACCGGCTCCGGGAGCAGGGGCTCTCGGTCCGCGTCTACGAGAAGGCCGACGACGTCGGCGGGACGTGGTACTGGAACCGCTACCCGGGCGCCCGCTGCGACAGCGAGAGCCACATCTACTGTTACTCGTTCGACGACGAACTGCTCGAGTCCTGGGAGTGGAGCGAGCGGTACCCCGAGCAACCGGAGATCCTCGAGTACCTCCGGTTCGCCGCCGACCACCTGGACCTGCGTCGCGACATCGAGTTCGAGACGGCCGTGACCGAGGCGGCCTACGACGACGACACCGCGACCTGGACGATCGGCACCGACGACGGGGAGCGCGTGACCAGCCGGTTCTTCATCAGCGCCGTCGGCTGCCTCTCGGAGCCGTTCCGGCCGGACTTCGACGGCCTCGAGCGCTTCGAGGGTGAGTGGTACCACACGGCCCGGTGGCCCCACGACGGCGTCGACCTCGACGGCGAGCGCGTCGGCGTCGTCGGCACCGGCTCGACCGGCATCCAGCTCATCCCGGAGGTCGCCGACCGCGCCGGCCACCTCACGGTCTTCCAGCGGACGCCGAACTACGCCGTCCCGGCGCGGAACCGCCCGCTCGACGACGAGGAGTACGCGGAGATCCGCGAGAACTACGACGAGATCTGGACGAAGGCGCGCAACTCCCGGCTGGGGATGCCGTTCGACACCGAGGAGAACTCCGCGCGGACGCTCGACGACGACGAGATCGAGGCGCTACTGGAGAAGCGCTGGCAGCAGGGCGGCTTCCGGTTCCTCCACACGTTCCAGCCCGGCCACGTCCTCTCGGACGCCGATACGAACGAGACGATCTCGGAGTTCATCCGCTCGAAGATCCGCGAGCGGGTCGACGACCCCGAGACCGCCGAGACGCTCGCCCCGACCGACCACCCCTACGGCTCGAAGCGCCCGCCGATGGACTACGGCGGCTACTACGAGACGTACAACCGCGACGACGTCCGGCTCGTCGACGTCGACGCGAACCCGATAACCGAGTTCACCCCGGACGGCGTCCGGACGGCTGACGACCACTACGACCTCGACGTCTTCGTCTTCGCCACCGGCTTCGACGCGATGACCGGCGCGCTGCTGGCGTTCGACGTCACCGGCCGCGACGGCCTGTCGCTGGCCGAGAAGTGGGCCGACGGGCCGAAGACCTACCTCGGCCTCGGGGTCCACGGCTTCCCCAACATGTTCACCATCACCGGGCCGCAGAGCCCCTCCGTCCTCACGAACATGCCGATGTCCATCGAACAGCACGTCGAGTGGATCGCCGACTGCATCGCCTACATGGACGAGCGCGGCTACCGGACCATCGAACCCACCGAGGAGTCCGAATCGCAGTGGGTCTCCCAGACCAACATGCTCGCCGACAACATGCTGTTCTCGGAGGCCGAGTCGTGGTACCGCGGCGAGAACGTTCCCGGCAAGCCGAACATCTTCACGCCGTTCCCCGGCGGCCTCGAGATGTACCGCGACATCTGCGACCGCGTCGCCGAGGACGACTACGACGGGTTCGAACTGACCGGCGCCGCGGAGACTCCCCCGGCCGAGCAGTAG
- a CDS encoding homing endonuclease associated repeat-containing protein, which translates to MGKFYGNQHTESEYDEYTYEELVDDVAQLAEELGEAPTTRDAEADDRLPCLSRMYDIIEEDWATVLADAGLESNELQVGEYDSNNHDEMLADLRRVNKKTAGENLTMREYDDYGEFATSTVKKHLGSWAEACEAAGIDCGQRHGEQCLGPNGNNLDSRHELAIARYLDDLGYDYETHVRLGVTLWTCDFHVPSIDLWIEVDGYVEDGRPNERSFTQKLGYYAFRSMDYAVVTTPAELEAELRERDVLSA; encoded by the coding sequence ATGGGTAAATTCTACGGCAATCAGCATACGGAGTCGGAGTACGATGAATACACCTACGAGGAACTGGTGGACGATGTCGCGCAGTTGGCCGAGGAACTCGGTGAGGCGCCGACGACGAGAGATGCGGAAGCAGACGACCGATTACCGTGTCTGAGTCGAATGTACGATATCATCGAGGAGGACTGGGCGACCGTACTGGCGGATGCTGGACTCGAATCGAACGAGCTCCAAGTTGGCGAGTACGACTCCAACAATCATGACGAGATGCTCGCGGACCTACGACGGGTCAACAAAAAGACGGCGGGTGAGAATCTAACCATGCGCGAATATGACGATTACGGCGAGTTCGCCACGAGTACTGTGAAGAAGCACCTCGGGTCTTGGGCTGAGGCATGTGAGGCTGCCGGTATTGACTGTGGCCAACGACATGGCGAACAGTGCCTCGGTCCGAACGGCAACAACCTCGACAGTCGCCATGAACTGGCTATCGCACGATATTTGGACGATCTCGGATACGACTATGAGACCCATGTACGATTGGGTGTGACCCTCTGGACTTGCGACTTCCACGTTCCGAGCATTGACCTGTGGATCGAAGTCGATGGCTACGTTGAAGATGGACGACCAAACGAACGGTCCTTCACACAGAAACTCGGCTACTACGCGTTCCGAAGCATGGACTACGCGGTCGTGACGACACCTGCTGAGTTGGAAGCTGAACTACGGGAGAGGGACGTACTGTCGGCATAG
- a CDS encoding iron-containing alcohol dehydrogenase family protein produces the protein MFRFDYQPGTIRYGADCVADLGEELDTLGAKRALVITGRTVGETDAVMDPLRKGLGDRLVETFAETTPEKRISTAFRAAALADEVDADALVAVGGGSSLDIAKVAAAIAASDDSRSEIRETFEETSSVDVPDGELRPVVAVPTTLAGADLSMIGGVTATEDGDLVRGGAYDERLLPAALFYDPELFRTTPHGVLCASAMNGFDKAVETLYASTATPITDGTAVRALRLLSRGLPALGDGNRSDETMHDAVVGTILAQYGCSRTDGLTLSLIHAFGHGIARGYDVQQGGAHGIIAPHALRYLFSEVDGSRALLAEGFGVAPGTPEETADAVVREVERVRDALGLPTRLREIDDMAESDLPDVAEDVHGDGLMPYCPEGLDPSVGDIEGVLRDAW, from the coding sequence ATGTTCAGGTTCGACTACCAGCCGGGGACGATCCGGTACGGGGCGGACTGCGTCGCCGACCTCGGCGAGGAGCTCGATACCCTCGGCGCCAAGCGCGCGCTCGTGATCACCGGCCGGACCGTCGGAGAGACCGACGCGGTGATGGACCCGCTCCGCAAGGGACTGGGCGACCGCCTCGTGGAGACCTTCGCGGAGACGACCCCCGAGAAGCGGATTTCGACGGCATTCCGGGCCGCGGCGCTGGCCGACGAGGTCGACGCCGACGCGCTGGTGGCGGTCGGCGGCGGGAGCAGCCTCGATATCGCCAAGGTCGCCGCCGCCATCGCGGCATCGGACGACTCCCGGAGCGAGATCCGCGAGACGTTCGAGGAGACCAGCTCCGTGGATGTCCCCGACGGCGAGTTACGGCCGGTCGTGGCGGTGCCGACGACGCTCGCCGGCGCGGACCTCTCGATGATCGGCGGCGTCACCGCGACGGAGGACGGCGACCTCGTCCGCGGCGGCGCCTACGACGAGCGGCTGCTGCCCGCCGCGCTGTTCTACGACCCGGAGCTGTTCCGGACGACGCCGCACGGCGTGCTCTGCGCGTCGGCGATGAACGGCTTCGACAAGGCCGTCGAGACGCTGTACGCCAGCACCGCGACGCCGATCACCGACGGGACGGCGGTCCGGGCGCTCCGGCTGCTCTCGCGGGGGTTGCCGGCGCTCGGCGACGGCAACCGGAGCGACGAGACGATGCACGACGCGGTCGTCGGGACGATCCTCGCACAGTATGGCTGCTCGCGGACCGACGGCCTGACGCTGTCGCTGATCCACGCCTTCGGCCACGGCATCGCCCGCGGGTACGACGTCCAGCAGGGCGGCGCCCACGGCATCATCGCGCCGCACGCCCTCCGGTACCTCTTCTCGGAGGTCGACGGCAGCCGGGCGTTGCTGGCGGAGGGCTTCGGGGTCGCTCCGGGGACGCCGGAGGAGACCGCCGATGCCGTCGTCCGCGAGGTCGAGCGCGTCCGCGACGCCCTCGGGTTGCCGACGCGGCTCCGCGAGATCGACGACATGGCCGAGTCGGACCTGCCCGACGTCGCCGAGGACGTCCACGGCGACGGCCTGATGCCGTACTGCCCGGAAGGACTGGACCCCTCGGTCGGCGACATCGAGGGCGTGCTTCGGGACGCGTGGTAG